The following proteins come from a genomic window of Aspergillus oryzae RIB40 DNA, chromosome 4:
- a CDS encoding putative transsulfuration enzyme family protein (cystathionine beta-lyases/cystathionine gamma-synthases): MSSSNDTHRSTRALHADDPLNLVTDVAPPIHLSTTYRFPSDPNDLLPSVDPVDEFNGKNYVYSREFAPNATRFEAVLSSLIGGNAICYSTGLAALTAALVLLNPRRISIGEGYHGSHEVIGVLSRLSGLQKLDLHCSAESLEEGDVILLETPVNPLGTAFSIEEFAQKAHSRGAYLIVDSTFAPPSLQDPFQWGADIVMHSGSKYFGGHSDLLCGVLATKRQDWTKKLFEDRLAFGSVIGNLEAWLGLRSLRTLEVRVERASKSSERLISWLNQGLNAQSPAPGSEEHIIQSILQKIHHASLQNEPWVRKQMPNGFGPVFSIVLQTEDFARVLPSKLHLFQHATSLGGVESLIEWRALSDSRVDRKLLRLSVGLENWEDLKNDLLKAFKSLLSQS, encoded by the exons ATGTCTTCTTCAAACGATACTCATCGCTCGACTCGAGCATTGCATGCCGACGACCCGCTCAACCTGGTCACAGACGTTGCGCCTCCAATCCACTTGTCGACAACCTATAGGTTTCCCAGTGATCCTAACGACCTCCTGCCATCTGTAGACCCTGTG GATGAATTCAACGGAAAGAACTATGTATATTCTCGAGAGTTTGCCCCAAACGCAACTCGCTTCGAAGCTGTTCTTTCATCGCTCATCGGTGGAAATGCCATCTGCTACTCTACCGGATTAGCAGCTCTGACTGCCGCTTTGGTACTTCTGAATCCCCGCCGTATCTCCATCGGCGAGGGCTACCATGGCAGTCATGAGGTTATCGGTGTTCTCTCGCGCCTGTCCGGACTCCAGAAACTGGACCTTCACTGCTCCGCGGAGAGCTTAGAAGAGGGGGATGTCATTCTCCTGGAGACCCCTGTCAACCCGCTGGGGACAGCTTTCAGTATTGAGGAATTTGCCCAGAAGGCTCACTCGAGAGGTGCCTATCTCATTGTCGATAGCACCTTTGCCCCTCCAAGCTTGCAAGATCCGTTCCAGTGGGGCGCTGATATTGTGATGCATTCCGGCTCCAAGTATTTTGGTGGCCACAGTGACCTTCTCTGTGGTGTTCTCGCGACAAAGCGTCAGGACTGGACCAAGAAGCTTTTCGAAGATAGACTTGCGTTTGGAAGCGTCATCGGCAATTTAGAAGCTTGGCTTGGCCTGCGCAGTCTGCGCACGCTAGAAGTCCGTGTGGAGCGCGCAAGCAAGAGCTCTGAGAGATTGATCTCATGGTTGAATCAAGGACTGAACGCCCAGAGTCCAGCTCCGGGTAGCGAGGAGCATATCATCCAGAGCATTCTTCAAAAGATTCATCATGCCAGTTTACAGAACGAGCCTTGGGTACGGAAACAGATGCCAAACGGCTTTGGTCCTGTTTTCTCGATTGTTCTACAGACTGAAGATTTCGCACGGGTCCTCCCAAGCAAGTTACACCTCTTCCAGCATGCAACCAgccttggtggtgttgagTCCTTGATTGAATGGAGAGCACTGTCCGACTCCAGAGTAGACCGGAAGCTCTTGAGACTCAGCGTTGGGTTGGAAAACTGGGAGGACTTGAAGAACGACTTGCTTAAAGCGTTCAAGTCCCTTTTGTCGCAATCATGA
- a CDS encoding fungal specific transcription factor domain-containing protein (predicted protein), which translates to MALETGPISNLDQTSRYYLDYYNDQICKVFIVYDSEENPFRRLISLAVNNSVLLKSVLALAARHRANSGYSFENAIVGASPDLLQIHQDALVFKHQAIQGLTHALSDPTISEQDTTVASIFLLIFLDLLESGSDKWNFHLEGAKRLITSGQLHELQAGKSQDPGRTIEQIRKFIIKQIHVIETLGATFVRPKLLSGCTSLDHPDSLLQETVEQSFIGCPEYLLHAVQCLSAYRDSMVEPQPPTSTTKSQKTSTRYISNLCKLAQSYKLGALIYGQRILDALLDVNTPQEELVSELIGLIDALRDDGRLLKCVLWPIFVAGLECRSQAQRDFLITSLEKFWLDTNCLNVVNAAKALQSYWQKTDKQASPTQWIFDIGDLDHDWLFI; encoded by the exons ATGGCTTTGGAGACTGGTCCTATCTCAAACTTGGACCAGACATCCAGGTATTACCTTGACTATT ATAACGATCAAATATGCAAAGTATTCATTGTATATGATAGCGAGGAGAATCCCTTTAGAAGGCTTATATCTCTGGCTGTGAACAATTCTGTGCTACTGAAGTCGGTCCTCGCCCTCGCGGCGCGCCACAGGGCCAATTCCGGATATTCTTTTGAGAATGCTATAGTGGGGGCTTCCCCAGACCTCCTACAGATTCACCAAGATGCTCTTGTCTTCAAACACCAAGCTATACAAGGTCTAACGCACGCTTTGAGCGATCCGACAATATCTGAACAGGACACGACAGTAGCGTCAATCTTCCTTCTTATCTTCTTAGATCTTTTAGAGTCCGGAAGCGATAAATGGAACTTTCACCTTGAGGGCGCTAAGAGGCTGATTACCAGTGGTCAATTGCATGAGTTGCAGGCTGGAAAGTCCCAGGATCCAGGACGGACTATCGAGCAAATAAGAaagttcatcatcaaacAAATTCATGT GATTGAGACTCTTGGGGCAACATTTGTCCGTCCTAAATTACTTTCAGGCTGCACTTCATTAGACCATCCAGATTCCTTGCTTCAGGAAACAGTCGAACAATCTTTCATTGGGTGTCCCGAGTACTTGCTACATGCCGTCCAATGTCTTTCAGCCTATCGGGATAGCATGGTCGAGCCCCAGCCACCGACCTCTACCACCA AGTCACAGAAGACCTCGACGCGATACATAAGCAACCTTTGCAAACTGGCGCAGTCATACAAACTAGGAGCTCTAATCTATGGTCAGCGCATCTTGGATGCTCTGCTCGATGTGAATACGCCACAAGAGGAACTCGTCTCTGAACTAATAGGCCTCATCGATGCGTTAAGAGACGACGGCAGGTTATTAAAATGCGTCCTTTGGCCGATATTCGTTGCTGGTCTCGAATGCCGGTCGCAGGCCCAGCGAGACTTTCTAATCACTTCCTTGGAAAAGTTCTGGTTGGATACGAACTGTTTGAACGTGGTTAATGCAGCCAAGGCACTGCAGTCTTATTGGCAAAAGACGGACAAACAGGCGTCTCCAACACAATGGATCTTTGACATCGGAGACCTGGATCATGACTGGCTTTTCATTTAA
- a CDS encoding FMN-binding negative transcriptional regulator (transcriptional regulator) — protein sequence MYLRAVHAETSIKALFELIQKNPLGVLTTAIPSTTQHFIQSSHIPWVLDIISDDPDAPVKGRLRGHMARQNPHSKTFIEALNAAGLPSASPLQQEVQVLFTANPHHYVTPKFYTETKPATAKVVPTWNYAAVQVHGKATIYHDSSSPESAEYLQKQIQDLSELCETSVMGYTGEGGRPDSWKVTDAPERYIDIMKKNIVGIEITIEDIGGKFKMSQESTKGDREGVIQGFENLGTDVGRDVAALVRERGEMKDAAKK from the coding sequence ATGTATCTCCGCGCAGTTCACGCAGAAACATCGATCAAGGCTCTCTTCGAGTTGATCCAAAAGAACCCTCTTGGTGTACTCACTACCGCTATCCCTTCGACTACTCAACATTTCATACAGTCTAGTCATATCCCATGGGTACTAGACATTATCTCCGATGACCCCGATGCGCCAGTGAAAGGTCGTCTGCGCGGCCATATGGCCCGCCAAAACCCTCACAGCAAGACATTCATCGAAGCCCTGAATGCTGCGGGCCTACCATCTGCTTCGCCATTGCAGCAAGAAGTTCAAGTTCTCTTCACGGCCAATCCGCACCACTATGTGACTCCTAAGTTCTACACTGAGACTAAGCCAGCCACGGCAAAAGTGGTCCCCACCTGGAACTACGCTGCTGTCCAGGTTCATGGTAAGGCCACGATCTACCACGATAGCTCCTCTCCTGAGAGCGCGGAGTATCTCCAGAAGCAGATTCAAGATCTCTCTGAGCTTTGTGAAACGTCTGTCATGGGCTACACCGGAGAGGGAGGCCGGCCGGATTCTTGGAAAGTGACTGATGCGCCTGAGCGGTATATTgatatcatgaagaagaacatcgTTGGTATTGAGATCACCATTGAGGATATCGGTGGCAAGTTCAAGATGAGCCAGGAATCGACCAAGGGAGACCGGGAGGGTGTGATTCAGGGATTCGAGAATCTTGGAACAGATGTTGGCCGGGATGTGGCTGCGCTGGTTCGCGAGAGGggggagatgaaggatgctgCTAAGAAATAA
- a CDS encoding sugar O-acetyltransferase (serine O-acetyltransferase) encodes MAATAKRPEIIELARGLNGVPMCEEYECMISGMMYNPNIPKLLEARHRCRGLTDDYNNLDTKTVPYDQIADKRMERLRALVGRVGDGTFIEPPFRPDYGSNLIIGSDCFVNWGLTVLDTSLVVIGDRVQIGTNVSIITAGHDTSVLSRRKFVEFGHPIFIEDDCWIGANVVILPGVRIGKGSTIGAGSIVTKDIPPYSVGAGIPCRVKKTIQSVEEEENDPSNPWRNLVREDRE; translated from the exons ATGGCAGCCACAGCGAAACGCCCAGAGATCATCGAGCTGGCACGTGGGTTAAACGGTGTCCCCATGTGCGAAGAATATGAATGCATGATCTCAGGAATGAT GTACAACCCCAACATACCTAAGCTCTTAGAAGCTCGCCACCGCTGCCGTGGCTTAACAGATGACTACAACAATCTGGACACCAAGACAGTGCCCTACGACCAGATCGCAGACAAGCGTATGGAACGATTACGGGCACTCGTCGGCCGAGTAGGAGATGGGACCTTCATCGAACCCCCTTTTAGACCCGACTATGGGTCTAACCTTATCATCGGAAGCGATTGCTTCGTCAACTGGGG TTTAACAGTCCTCGACACCAGTCTAGTCGTAATCGGGGACCGGGTACAGATCGGCACGAATGTGAGCATTATCACCGCTGGCCACGACACCAGTGTGCTTTCCCGGCGAAAATTTGTCGAATTCGGCCATCCCATCTTCATTGAGGATGATTGCTGGATTGGAGCCAATGTTGTGATTTTGCCTGGTGTGCGCATTGGGAAGGGATCCACGATTGGTGCTGGGTCGATTGTGACGAAGGATATTCCGCCTTATTCGGTGGGTGCTGGCATTCCTTGTCGCGTGAAGAAGACCATTCAGtcggtcgaggaggaggagaatgatCCCAGTAACCCTTGGCGGAACTTGGTAAGGGAGGATAGAGAGtga